A window from Xiphophorus maculatus strain JP 163 A chromosome 17, X_maculatus-5.0-male, whole genome shotgun sequence encodes these proteins:
- the fbln1 gene encoding fibulin-1 → MAHEIVRLFSLYAVLTGIESKFTSVHECCEAGRVAALRRQDCTALPRFSSHICSIAKEHCCRALARKRACDTGVQVARGHGVCERPLFTGSNWEAQISQSCCDCCTLGLKTDSTGFSCDFRDLQLDKQCSNAAKACCEKPKDITPSAKGQEELKVSISRPPDEPNTCRELNCSQLCVGNGRCVCNDGFWLQRDGVTCEDINECLAGSHSCSAGQVCINTDGSFLCRLSCHPGFTIADNIICKDIDECAVGSHNCGADYACINTPGSFYCGLKVACRDGFTLDASGNCIDINECLLLSNPCRPGQTCVNAVGSYVCLGNTVVCRQGYHPAADGTRCEDADECLVADVCGSHACVNLDGSYRCECRAGYRLSNVTGVCEDINECKYYSRRLCGHICENTEGSYLCRCISGFSLAPDGRTCEDINECLTGRHNCARGQVCLNTEGSFHCQREIACNTGYKLTGSSCQDIDECALGRHDCGANSACVNTAGSFYCEQKRVCGDGFALDAAGGCADIDECSAHTSPCQPSQTCVNTVGSHSCLTNAIACPRGFHLSVNGTRCEDVNECMVGSKCAKHVCVNLEGLYRCECRSGYMFNGVTKLCDDINECTHYPGRLCAHKCENTEGSYRCSCATGFKLAYGGRDCEDINECEDKPCSQECTNVYGSYQCYCHRGYQLNDVDGTTCEDIDECTLPNVCSYQCVNTPGGFNCTCPTSGYTLSYDGRTCQDIDECAAGTHSCSAKEACFNVQGGFRCLFFECPSNFRRAGKGSAGNASAVVRCVKACQEHDGDCARDPVRIITSTALSLPTSQRLKEPEEIVLLRTSAAAKQDLLPEEPDVLFDILADDELLSFDVIKRAQNDMLVGVIRQIKPVLGPKELILEVSMKYVQSGVVSQQNIVLIHVFISEFWF, encoded by the exons ATGGCGCACGAGATCGTCCGTTTATTTTCCCTCTACGCGGTTTTGACGGGGATTG AGAGCAAGTTTACTTCTGTGCATGAGTGCTGTGAGGCTGGAAGGGTGGCAGCCCTGAGAAGGCAAGACTGCACGGCGCTTCCACGTTTCAGCTCCCACATTTGCAG CATTGCCAAGGAGCACTGCTGTCGGGCTTTAGCGAGGAAGCGAGCCTGCGACACTGGCGTTCAGGTGGCCCGTGGTCACGGGGTCTGCGAGCGGCCCCTCTTCACAGGCTCCAACTGGGAAGCGCAAATTTCGCAG TCATGCTGCGACTGCTGCACACTGGGCTTGAAAACGGACAGCACGGGCTTCAGCTGCGACTTTCGGGACCTGCAGCTGGACAAGCAGTGCTCTAACGCGGCTAAAGCCTGCTGTGAGAAACCCAAGGACATCACTCCGTCTGCTAAAG GACAAGAAGAGCTTAAAGTGTCGATCTCCAGGCCTCCAGACGAACCAAATACCTGCAGAG AGCTCAACTGCTCTCAGCTGTGCGTCGGTAACGGAAGATGCGTCTGTAACGACGGCTTCTGGCTGCAAAGGGACGGAGTGACGTGTGAGG ATATTAACGAGTGTCTCGCGGGCAGCCACAGCTGCAGCGCCGGGCAGGTTTGCATCAACACGGACGGCTCGTTTCTCTGTCGGCTCAGCTGCCACCCGGGATTCACAATCGCAGACAACATCATTTGCAAAG acataGATGAGTGCGCTGTGGGGAGCCATAACTGTGGAGCGGACTACGCTTGCATCAACACACCCGGCTCGTTCTACTGCGGCCTGAAGGTGGCGTGCAGAGACGGTTTCACTCTGGACGCTTCCGGAAATTGCATCG ACATCAACGAGTGTCTGCTCCTTTCCAACCCGTGCCGACCCGGCCAGACTTGCGTCAACGCCGTTGGCTCTTACGTCTGCCTCGGGAATACGGTCGTCTGTCGGCAGGGCTACCATCCAGCGGCGGACGGGACGCGCTGCGAAG ACGCGGACGAGTGTCTCGTCGCCGACGTGTGCGGCAGCCACGCCTGCGTGAACCTGGACGGGTCGTACCGCTGCGAGTGCAGAGCGGGCTACCGCTTGAGCAACGTCACCGGAGTCTGCGAAG ATATCAATGAGTGCAAGTATTACTCCCGGCGACTCTGCGGGCACATATGTGAGAACACGGAGGGCTCTTATCTGTGCAGGTGCATATCCGGGTTCAGCTTGGCTCCGGACGGAAGGACCTGCGAAG ACATCAACGAGTGTCTGACTGGCCGTCACAACTGCGCCAGAGGTCAGGTTTGCCTCAACACCGAGGGCTCGTTTCACTGCCAGCGCGAAATCGCCTGCAACACCGGCTACAAACTCACAGGCAGCTCTTGCCAAG ACATCGATGAGTGCGCTTTGGGGAGACATGACTGCGGGGCAAATTCCGCTTGCGTCAACACGGCCGGCTCGTTCTACTGCGAGCAGAAGCGGGTGTGCGGAGACGGTTTCGCTCTGGACGCCGCCGGCGGCTGTGCCG ATATTGATGAGTGCTCGGCCCACACCAGTCCATGCCAGCCCAGCCAGACGTGCGTCAACACGGTGGGCTCCCACAGCTGCCTCACTAATGCGATCGCTTGCCCACGAGGGTTTCATCTGAGCGTGAACGGCACACGGTGTGAAG ACGTGAATGAGTGTATGGTTGGCAGTAAGTGTGCCAAGCATGTGTGCGTCAACCTGGAAGGACTGTACCGCTGCGAGTGCAGAAGTGGCTACATGTTCAACGGCGTCACCAAACTGTGCGACG ATATCAATGAGTGCACCCATTATCCCGGTCGACTCTGCGCCCACAAGTGTGAGAACACAGAGGGGTCGTACCGATGTAGCTGTGCCACCGGCTTCAAGCTGGCTTATGGTGGCAGAGACTGCGAAG ACATCAACGAGTGTGAGGACAAACCCTGCAGCCAGGAGTGCACCAATGTCTACGGCTCGTACCAGTGCTACTGTCACCGCGGTTACCAGCTGAACGACGTCGACGGGACAACGTGTGAAG ATATTGATGAATGCACGCTGCCAAACGTATGTTCTTACCAATGTGTCAACACGCCTGGTGGTTTTAACTGCACCTGCCCCACCAGTGGTTACACACTCTCGTACGACGGACGTACTTGTCAGG acATTGATGAATGTGCTGCAGGAACTCATTCTTGTTCTGCCAAGGAGGCCTGCTTTAACGTCCAGGGAGGATTTCGCTGTCTGTTCTTCGAGTGTCCTTCTAACTTCAGGCGAGCAGGAAAGGG ATCCGCAGGTAACGCGTCCGCCGTGGTGCGTTGCGTCAAGGCGTGCCAGGAACACGACGGCGACTGCGCTCGCGACCCCGTCCGCATCATCACCTCCACGGCTCTGTCTCTGCCGACCTCGCAACGCTTAAAGGAGCCAGAGG AGATCGTGTTGCTGCGGACGTCCGCGGCAGCGAAACAAGATCTTCTCCCGGAGGAGCCGGATGTGTTGTTTGATATTTTAGCAGACGACGAGCTGCTCTCTTTCGACGTGATAAAGCGTGCGCAAAACGACATGCTAGTCG GGGTGATCCGCCAGATCAAGCCCGTATTGGGCCCAAAGGAGCTCATTCTGGAGGTGTCCATGAAATATGTCCAGTCAGGAGTCGTTTCTCAACAAAACATCGTCCTCATTCACGTCTTTATCTccgagttctggttctga